From one bacterium genomic stretch:
- the nadC gene encoding carboxylating nicotinate-nucleotide diphosphorylase — MITEQLEIIRLALEEDLASGVDVTTDWLVETSLVGEAWIEARENAYISGLNTVKEVFAAIDPEVVVTPLCEDGAKVRPLNRVVSIFGKASSILKAERTALNFLTHLSGVATRTAELVEIARPYGTKVWCTRKTTPGLRRLEIEAVRAGGGDTYRDSLYSKILIKDNHLSIIGGIESLAKRLEGDLDAEMNLREGKIEVASLYELDVAVRMGWKKVLLDNFAPEQVREAVERYAKDVSLEASGGIHLGNIREYAATGIEAVSVGELTHSVDSIDFALEVDWSVN; from the coding sequence GTGATTACAGAACAACTTGAAATCATTAGATTGGCATTGGAAGAGGATCTGGCTAGCGGAGTTGATGTTACGACGGACTGGCTGGTTGAGACTTCTCTCGTGGGAGAAGCATGGATTGAAGCGCGCGAAAACGCCTATATTTCTGGCTTGAATACCGTGAAGGAGGTCTTTGCAGCGATAGATCCTGAAGTCGTCGTCACGCCTCTTTGTGAAGACGGCGCGAAAGTAAGACCTTTGAATCGTGTTGTGTCGATTTTTGGCAAAGCGTCCTCAATACTAAAGGCGGAACGAACAGCCCTTAACTTTCTCACACACTTATCAGGTGTCGCAACCAGAACAGCTGAGCTTGTCGAAATTGCACGGCCGTATGGCACGAAAGTGTGGTGCACGCGCAAGACCACGCCGGGGCTAAGAAGGCTGGAAATTGAAGCAGTGAGGGCAGGCGGTGGTGACACCTATCGCGACAGTCTCTACTCTAAGATTTTGATTAAGGACAATCACTTAAGCATCATCGGCGGGATAGAGTCATTGGCTAAGAGATTGGAGGGAGATCTTGATGCGGAGATGAACTTGAGGGAGGGAAAGATCGAGGTTGCAAGTCTTTATGAACTCGATGTCGCTGTCCGAATGGGGTGGAAGAAGGTGTTGCTTGACAACTTTGCACCTGAGCAGGTGCGTGAAGCTGTGGAGAGGTACGCGAAAGACGTATCGCTCGAGGCTTCAGGCGGGATCCATTTGGGGAATATCAGAGAGTACGCGGCAACGGGTATCGAAGCGGTATCAGTAGGCGAGTTGACACACTCAGTTGACTCCATAGACTTTGCATTAGAAGTAGACTGGTCAGTGAACTAG
- the rpsB gene encoding 30S ribosomal protein S2 gives MSRVTLQQLLLAGAHFGHLTRRWHPKMAPYILMDKNGIHLVDLRQTQSLLERACAAVSEVAANGQQILLVGTKSQAREAISVEGKRAQTPFVVERWLGGMLTNFATIRQGIKTLESIEKMMTDGTFEKISKKERLTKQRQHAKMIHTLGGIRDMRHLPGAIFVVDIIREKIAVAEARRLGIPVVAICDTNVDPSLVDFPIPANDDAFKSIALITRAIAESVIEGTARYRANADLRQAQADIEAREAEATGEARIRERERGRGGDQGAELRRRRVRRPHDEAKPTGGQ, from the coding sequence ATGTCTCGTGTTACATTGCAGCAATTGCTGCTTGCAGGTGCCCATTTCGGGCACTTAACCCGCCGCTGGCATCCCAAGATGGCACCGTATATCCTGATGGATAAGAACGGTATACACTTGGTCGACCTCCGCCAAACACAATCCTTATTAGAGCGAGCCTGTGCCGCTGTATCAGAAGTCGCAGCCAATGGACAGCAAATACTCTTGGTGGGGACCAAGAGCCAGGCCAGAGAAGCGATATCGGTAGAAGGCAAGCGCGCCCAGACTCCGTTTGTGGTAGAGCGCTGGCTTGGCGGCATGCTCACCAATTTCGCCACGATTCGTCAGGGTATCAAGACCCTCGAGAGCATCGAGAAAATGATGACGGACGGTACGTTTGAGAAGATCTCGAAGAAAGAGAGACTGACCAAGCAGCGTCAGCATGCAAAGATGATTCATACTCTGGGCGGTATTCGTGACATGCGTCATTTGCCGGGGGCAATCTTTGTCGTCGATATTATTCGTGAGAAAATCGCGGTTGCGGAGGCCCGTCGATTGGGAATACCTGTTGTCGCGATTTGTGATACCAATGTTGATCCAAGCTTAGTCGACTTTCCCATTCCTGCCAACGACGATGCGTTCAAGTCAATTGCTCTGATAACTCGAGCGATTGCCGAATCTGTCATTGAAGGCACCGCTCGGTACCGGGCAAACGCGGACCTTCGTCAAGCACAAGCTGATATAGAAGCGCGTGAGGCAGAAGCTACGGGTGAAGCACGAATTCGTGAACGTGAGCGTGGCCGGGGCGGCGATCAGGGAGCTGAGTTGCGTCGTAGAAGAGTAAGACGTCCGCATGACGAGGCCAAGCCGACAGGCGGTCAGTAA
- a CDS encoding glycosyltransferase family 2 protein: MSSPSISVVITLFDEVESLRELHRQLSDSLHALGRPYELLFIDDGSRDGSLDLLIELARIDEHIRVISLRRNHGKSAALAVGFQEASGEFVITMDADLQDNPAEVGALLAKIEEGYDLVSGWKKIRHDPLEKTLPSKFFNMVTSKVSGIKLHDFNCGLKAYRRNVVKDLFVYGELHRFLPVLAHKMGYKCTEIPVVHRARQFGHSKFGMRRYLNGFLDLLTVVFLSGFNRAPLHFFGTMGLLSGLVGFFINLYLSIIWMMGTPIGNRPLLFLGVLLMVIGVQFFSFGLIGEMLTHANERQRTYPIKYDSNSSGIV, encoded by the coding sequence ATGAGTTCACCAAGTATCAGTGTTGTAATCACGCTTTTTGACGAGGTTGAGTCACTGCGGGAATTACACAGACAGTTGAGCGATTCACTTCACGCCCTTGGCAGGCCATACGAGTTGCTTTTTATCGACGACGGAAGTAGGGATGGATCACTTGATCTGCTTATAGAGCTTGCTCGAATTGACGAGCACATCAGGGTGATATCGCTGAGGCGCAACCACGGCAAATCTGCAGCTCTTGCTGTAGGCTTTCAGGAAGCAAGCGGTGAATTCGTAATTACAATGGATGCGGACTTGCAGGATAATCCTGCAGAAGTCGGAGCTTTGCTCGCAAAGATCGAGGAAGGATATGATCTCGTATCCGGTTGGAAAAAGATCCGTCACGATCCACTGGAGAAAACTCTCCCGTCAAAGTTTTTCAACATGGTAACAAGCAAAGTCTCCGGAATAAAACTGCACGATTTCAATTGCGGACTTAAAGCCTATCGACGTAATGTTGTGAAGGATTTATTCGTATACGGCGAGCTGCACCGATTCTTGCCTGTGCTTGCGCACAAAATGGGATACAAGTGCACCGAAATTCCGGTTGTTCATCGAGCGCGGCAATTTGGTCACTCGAAATTCGGAATGAGAAGATACTTGAACGGTTTTCTTGACTTACTTACGGTTGTATTTCTGTCGGGCTTTAATCGAGCACCTCTGCATTTTTTCGGCACGATGGGTCTGCTAAGCGGACTTGTCGGCTTCTTCATCAACCTGTACTTGTCAATAATCTGGATGATGGGGACTCCGATTGGGAACAGACCGTTGCTTTTTCTTGGCGTTTTACTCATGGTAATTGGAGTCCAATTTTTCTCGTTCGGCTTAATTGGCGAGATGCTGACACATGCTAATGAACGGCAAAGAACATATCCTATCAAGTATGATAGCAATAGCTCTGGCATCGTTTGA
- the rpsI gene encoding 30S ribosomal protein S9: MKDSRIYATGRRKTAIARVWLAPGTGKISVNGKDVLGYFKRDVLQMLIERPLTVTETMGKVDIHATVKGGGKSGQAGAFRLGISRALTVLDEAHRAVLRANDLMTRDPREKERKKYGKPGARKSFQFSKR; the protein is encoded by the coding sequence ATGAAAGACTCACGAATATACGCGACCGGACGCCGCAAGACGGCAATTGCCCGTGTCTGGCTTGCCCCTGGAACGGGGAAAATTTCAGTTAACGGAAAAGACGTACTCGGCTATTTCAAGCGTGACGTTCTGCAAATGCTTATTGAACGTCCATTGACTGTTACCGAGACGATGGGCAAGGTGGACATTCATGCAACTGTCAAGGGCGGTGGCAAGTCCGGTCAGGCAGGAGCCTTCAGACTAGGGATTTCCCGCGCGCTGACCGTTCTTGATGAGGCTCATCGCGCGGTACTGCGGGCGAATGATCTGATGACACGCGATCCGCGTGAGAAGGAACGGAAGAAGTACGGAAAGCCTGGCGCTCGTAAGAGTTTCCAATTCTCAAAGCGTTAA
- a CDS encoding HAMP domain-containing histidine kinase: MRLTSNNAGTFKGVLFLIAIILVISVLAYSQFIVTQLKESTRKSLTQKIATYTALIRSDNPELIGFALQQIQDVDFPIIVTDDAGIPKLWKNVDVSPGDSSSESRQEIARLVREMDAQGNPPLPIRIAEGTTDWFHYGDSLVIRQLRWLPWIEILATGLFILVGYVGFQNIRRSEERMVWVGLAKETAHQLGTPLTSLLGWIELLKANGADAHAVAEMERDLARLNRVTARFSQIGSKTSVQSANVRSVIEETADYFRLRLPKGENAVRIESVYESEPRLSVNIELFGWVLENLIRNSIDSMRDGGGRIRILCSESSGVAHIDIEDNGVGIAPRSRKLVFRPGYTTKKRGWGLGLSLSRRIIEEYHGGKLFIKETSLGRGTTMRIVLPTAESAKP, translated from the coding sequence TTGAGGCTAACTAGCAACAATGCGGGGACGTTCAAAGGCGTCCTCTTTCTTATCGCAATCATTCTGGTGATTTCGGTGCTTGCGTACTCGCAGTTCATTGTAACGCAGCTCAAGGAGAGTACTCGCAAGTCGCTTACACAGAAGATTGCAACTTACACAGCGCTTATTCGAAGTGACAATCCTGAGTTGATAGGATTCGCGCTGCAGCAGATCCAGGATGTTGATTTCCCAATCATTGTGACAGACGACGCGGGCATACCGAAGCTTTGGAAAAACGTGGACGTATCTCCTGGAGACAGTTCAAGTGAATCAAGACAGGAAATCGCCAGGCTTGTCCGGGAAATGGATGCGCAAGGAAATCCGCCGCTGCCAATCAGAATTGCAGAAGGGACGACAGACTGGTTTCATTACGGCGATTCTTTAGTGATTCGTCAGCTCCGCTGGCTTCCGTGGATAGAAATTCTAGCGACCGGACTTTTCATTCTTGTCGGCTATGTCGGATTCCAGAATATTCGGCGAAGCGAAGAGCGAATGGTCTGGGTTGGACTAGCAAAGGAGACGGCGCACCAATTGGGAACACCTCTGACTTCACTCCTCGGCTGGATTGAGTTGCTAAAGGCAAATGGCGCAGATGCGCATGCGGTTGCAGAAATGGAGCGGGATCTTGCCAGATTGAATCGAGTGACCGCGCGGTTTTCTCAGATCGGAAGTAAAACTTCTGTGCAGTCAGCAAACGTAAGGTCTGTGATCGAGGAGACAGCCGATTACTTCAGATTGAGACTTCCAAAGGGAGAAAACGCCGTAAGGATTGAATCCGTTTACGAGAGTGAACCACGATTGAGTGTGAATATCGAACTATTTGGTTGGGTGCTTGAGAATCTGATTCGCAACAGTATCGACTCGATGCGAGATGGCGGCGGAAGGATACGCATCCTATGCTCAGAGTCGTCCGGTGTCGCGCATATTGACATTGAAGACAATGGTGTTGGCATAGCACCAAGAAGCAGGAAATTGGTCTTTCGACCCGGGTACACTACAAAGAAACGGGGCTGGGGACTCGGACTTTCGTTATCTCGAAGAATCATTGAAGAGTATCACGGCGGCAAACTTTTCATAAAAGAAACGTCTTTAGGACGCGGGACCACCATGAGAATCGTACTTCCGACTGCGGAGAGTGCAAAGCCATGA
- a CDS encoding UvrD-helicase domain-containing protein translates to MLTMHQDFLSTLNNEQRNAVTVDTGPTLILAGAGSGKTRVLAGRAVHLIEHSRVPASSIAVMTFTNKAAQELRGRLAEYLSGKPDLPWAGTFHSFCVRLMRSYSNACGVPPDFSIYDEEDSVRVISELMHERQLSNEGVTARQVKSLISRIKNGGKFDHRNPIARLAEQLLEYYQERLRSAAAFDFDDLLLVPLECMKQNEAFRTLLQHKYDHLLIDEFQDTNQVQFELACLIASPQNNLFAVGDDDQSIYSWRGANYRNLLDFGKKLPGARILRLERNYRSTQQILDAANDIISASSHRHDKKLWTERISGEKVTLRSYGRPADEANEIIAEIEHIRQKQGLSLSNFAILFRTNAISRYFEEVLVQHRVPYTVVGGLKFYERKEVKDLIAYLRVISNPYDEQAWTRVLRELAPGVGQTSIDKLIGSCRGSSLGCSALLDVSWVVSTLSGSPRAKAQEFIARIVELRAISESLKLSEVVDKALVASGMETRYSELEDQDSRDRLENLRQFQTGAWERSQQMPELTLSEFLSDLALVSDIDELESNSDRLPLMTIHSAKGLEFSVVFVVGVEENIIPHSRSMESSEAIDEERRLLYVAMTRAKDRLYLSYSEARPINGRLEYQLPSRFLSDIDPTRLRGAGVPSRSSFRYVSTDEERAISYSVPRTSRTLERQSSLRGSVKSSIEFRIGDVVEHAEFGIGTVTAKSGDLDSLKVRVAFSGYGSKLLAVKFANLKKLS, encoded by the coding sequence ATGTTGACAATGCATCAGGATTTCTTGAGCACATTGAACAACGAGCAGCGTAATGCGGTGACGGTGGACACAGGACCGACACTCATTCTCGCGGGAGCAGGATCAGGAAAGACGAGGGTACTGGCGGGACGCGCTGTCCACTTAATTGAGCACTCACGAGTACCTGCAAGCTCAATTGCCGTGATGACGTTCACGAACAAAGCTGCACAGGAGTTAAGAGGCCGACTCGCCGAATATCTGTCGGGCAAACCGGATCTACCTTGGGCCGGTACGTTTCATAGTTTTTGCGTACGCTTGATGAGGAGTTATTCTAATGCATGCGGAGTACCGCCAGACTTTTCCATATACGATGAAGAGGATAGCGTACGAGTTATATCAGAATTGATGCACGAGCGACAGTTGTCGAATGAAGGAGTTACCGCCCGCCAGGTCAAGAGTCTCATTTCCCGCATTAAGAATGGCGGCAAATTCGATCATCGAAACCCGATAGCGCGTTTGGCTGAGCAACTTCTGGAGTACTATCAGGAAAGACTAAGATCAGCGGCGGCATTTGATTTTGACGACCTACTGTTGGTTCCACTGGAGTGCATGAAACAGAATGAAGCTTTTCGAACCCTTCTCCAGCATAAGTACGATCATCTCTTAATTGATGAATTTCAGGACACAAATCAAGTCCAGTTTGAACTTGCCTGCCTCATTGCAAGTCCGCAGAACAATCTCTTTGCCGTGGGCGACGACGATCAGTCAATTTACAGCTGGCGTGGTGCAAACTACCGCAATCTTCTGGACTTTGGCAAAAAGCTTCCCGGCGCGCGGATACTAAGGCTGGAGCGGAACTATCGGTCTACGCAGCAAATTCTCGATGCGGCAAATGACATTATCTCAGCAAGCAGCCATCGTCATGATAAAAAACTGTGGACGGAGCGGATCTCAGGCGAAAAGGTAACGTTGAGATCATACGGTAGGCCTGCCGACGAAGCGAATGAAATTATCGCGGAAATTGAGCACATTCGCCAAAAACAGGGACTAAGTCTAAGTAATTTTGCAATATTGTTCAGGACTAATGCTATCAGCCGTTACTTTGAAGAGGTCCTTGTACAGCACAGAGTGCCCTACACTGTAGTTGGTGGTTTGAAGTTCTATGAGCGTAAGGAGGTCAAGGATTTGATTGCTTACCTTCGAGTGATTTCAAATCCGTATGATGAACAGGCTTGGACGCGCGTTTTGCGCGAGCTTGCGCCGGGGGTTGGTCAAACTTCCATCGACAAGTTGATTGGTTCATGCAGAGGGAGTTCACTGGGCTGCTCAGCCTTGCTTGATGTGTCATGGGTGGTTTCGACGTTAAGTGGTTCGCCCCGTGCAAAGGCACAGGAATTCATTGCCAGGATTGTCGAACTTCGGGCAATAAGTGAATCGTTGAAGCTCTCTGAAGTAGTCGATAAGGCTTTGGTAGCAAGCGGTATGGAAACGCGCTATTCTGAACTTGAAGACCAAGATTCACGCGATCGACTTGAAAATCTTCGGCAGTTTCAGACCGGTGCATGGGAGCGTTCGCAACAGATGCCGGAACTTACTTTATCAGAGTTTCTCTCTGATTTAGCACTGGTTTCAGATATCGACGAGTTGGAGTCGAATTCAGACAGATTGCCTTTGATGACCATTCACTCAGCAAAGGGACTTGAATTTTCAGTTGTGTTTGTCGTTGGAGTGGAGGAGAATATTATTCCGCACAGCAGAAGCATGGAGTCCAGTGAAGCAATAGATGAAGAACGCCGGCTGCTGTATGTCGCCATGACCCGGGCAAAGGACAGATTATACCTTTCGTATTCAGAGGCTCGTCCGATAAACGGCAGGCTCGAGTACCAATTGCCGTCCAGATTTCTGTCAGATATTGATCCCACACGTTTGAGGGGTGCTGGGGTTCCATCCCGATCGTCTTTTCGATATGTTTCGACCGATGAAGAGCGCGCAATCAGCTATTCCGTTCCCCGTACTTCACGAACTCTTGAGAGACAATCGAGTCTTAGAGGTAGTGTGAAATCTTCCATCGAGTTTCGCATCGGGGATGTTGTTGAGCACGCAGAATTCGGAATCGGCACTGTTACCGCAAAGTCAGGAGACCTGGATTCACTGAAAGTGCGGGTAGCCTTTAGCGGCTACGGTTCAAAATTGTTAGCTGTCAAATTCGCAAACTTGAAGAAATTGTCGTGA
- a CDS encoding DUF4921 family protein: MAEFRIDPLRGHTVLINGQRGARPSEFTVSITTPDNSNCAFCRGNEHMTPSAIEQDNEGNWDMRLFPNRFPAVEKDAKCSIEFNLAFAAVGSHEVLVETADHFAQAFDYSVTKWLSIFQLWQRRLRALYQVQGTAYVHIFRNQGYRGGATLVHPHQQIVSLPVVPDYIERRISKSAFDQDEGCQHCRWVAFERDNKVRILEERCDSILLVAFAPRFSFEMQILSSQHMRFDELSNEQLLAVAEMLSRSLKALARSNDNPDYNLVLFSTPPNRYDAKLWAIDIIPRIGTQAGFEWGTGVHIVSMPPEEAARTLRSHWPD; encoded by the coding sequence GTGGCTGAATTCAGAATAGACCCGTTACGAGGACATACTGTTCTAATAAACGGCCAGCGTGGCGCTCGACCTTCCGAGTTTACGGTATCAATCACGACACCGGACAACTCGAATTGCGCATTCTGCCGAGGAAACGAGCATATGACGCCTTCTGCTATCGAACAGGATAATGAAGGCAATTGGGACATGCGCCTATTCCCGAATCGCTTTCCTGCCGTCGAGAAGGACGCGAAGTGCAGCATTGAGTTCAACCTGGCCTTTGCTGCAGTTGGAAGTCACGAGGTTCTTGTGGAGACAGCTGATCACTTCGCACAGGCGTTCGATTACAGTGTCACAAAATGGTTATCCATTTTTCAGCTATGGCAAAGGCGACTTAGGGCACTGTATCAAGTCCAAGGCACAGCATATGTACATATCTTTCGGAATCAAGGTTATCGAGGCGGTGCTACTTTAGTTCACCCGCATCAACAGATCGTTTCTCTGCCGGTCGTCCCGGATTACATTGAAAGACGAATCAGCAAGTCTGCATTTGATCAAGATGAAGGCTGTCAGCATTGCAGATGGGTTGCCTTCGAACGCGACAACAAGGTTAGAATTCTGGAGGAACGGTGTGACAGCATATTGTTGGTCGCTTTCGCGCCACGATTTTCATTCGAGATGCAAATCCTGTCAAGTCAGCATATGAGGTTTGATGAGTTGAGCAACGAGCAGTTGCTTGCAGTTGCTGAAATGCTCAGTCGCTCACTCAAGGCGTTGGCAAGGTCAAATGACAATCCGGATTACAATCTAGTTCTATTCTCCACCCCTCCAAACCGGTACGATGCCAAGCTATGGGCTATTGATATCATTCCCAGAATAGGCACTCAGGCAGGTTTTGAATGGGGAACAGGCGTTCACATTGTGTCCATGCCTCCTGAAGAGGCTGCGAGAACTCTCCGAAGCCATTGGCCGGATTGA
- a CDS encoding tetratricopeptide repeat protein: MKTKTISVLGVVVLLLAVAAGGQESMDGADVRALDQFIKGNAAAQQGNPYQAIYFFEEAIRYDSDSPFLYVALAEQYLVLADENKSSEAIERAEKALQQALSIDPMYEPALELQSRLLAARGNAREAERIVRLLLDKNPNNRGYQIDLLGLSLSTGSFDTVDSLYTEISKSDGENLDLTRRILAIYLVSGESKRAIPYLTELYNADTTDAGIVYTLSTLYLQSNDTSRALEAVEEAIRLDSSDARFWYLRLVIEYEAERYDSVLRIAESARKSAGDDARTFNLEGLVHLRNMDSTRAKECFLRALELDSTLYPSAGSLALIYDSEDSVEQSERYYSIAMSLSDSAAIYLNNCAYMYAVRGLKLETAMSLVDEALKKEPENPSYLDTKAWIYFKQSRFKDALKWIKRALKHDPRSAPIFEHLGDIYEAMGKPSLASENWKTALELDPKNASVRQKLGE; encoded by the coding sequence ATGAAAACGAAGACCATTAGTGTTCTTGGAGTTGTTGTGCTGCTCTTGGCCGTGGCAGCAGGCGGTCAGGAGAGTATGGATGGCGCTGACGTGAGAGCACTTGATCAGTTCATCAAGGGTAACGCGGCGGCTCAGCAGGGTAACCCGTACCAGGCAATATACTTCTTTGAGGAAGCCATAAGATATGATTCGGATTCACCGTTTCTCTATGTGGCGCTGGCGGAGCAATATCTGGTTTTGGCTGATGAGAACAAGTCGTCTGAAGCAATTGAGCGGGCTGAAAAGGCGCTTCAGCAGGCACTTTCCATAGACCCGATGTATGAACCAGCACTTGAACTTCAGAGCAGGCTTTTGGCCGCGCGCGGAAATGCAAGGGAGGCAGAGAGAATTGTACGCCTGCTCCTCGATAAGAATCCGAATAATAGGGGCTATCAGATTGATTTATTAGGTCTGAGCCTAAGTACGGGATCATTTGACACGGTAGATTCGCTGTATACGGAAATCTCAAAGAGTGATGGCGAAAACCTTGACCTTACCCGGCGAATACTCGCGATCTATCTCGTGTCAGGAGAGAGCAAGAGAGCAATCCCATATTTAACCGAGTTGTATAATGCGGATACGACAGACGCGGGAATTGTATACACGCTTTCGACGTTATACTTGCAATCAAATGACACATCGCGTGCACTTGAAGCCGTCGAAGAGGCGATACGCCTTGATTCTTCTGATGCGAGATTTTGGTACTTGCGACTCGTAATCGAATACGAGGCCGAAAGATACGATAGTGTCCTTAGAATTGCGGAGTCGGCCCGTAAGAGCGCCGGAGACGATGCGCGAACCTTCAATTTAGAAGGACTTGTTCATTTGCGTAATATGGATTCGACCAGAGCAAAGGAATGCTTTCTTCGAGCCTTGGAGCTTGATTCAACTTTGTACCCATCGGCAGGCAGTCTTGCACTTATTTATGATTCAGAGGACAGCGTTGAACAGTCCGAGCGATATTACAGTATTGCTATGTCACTTTCAGACAGTGCCGCAATTTACTTAAACAACTGCGCGTATATGTATGCGGTGAGGGGATTGAAACTGGAGACAGCCATGTCGCTGGTCGACGAGGCATTAAAGAAGGAACCGGAAAATCCATCTTATCTTGACACAAAAGCATGGATTTATTTCAAGCAGAGTAGATTCAAGGACGCCTTGAAATGGATAAAGAGGGCATTGAAACATGATCCGAGGAGTGCGCCAATCTTTGAACATCTCGGGGATATCTACGAAGCAATGGGCAAGCCCAGCTTAGCATCAGAGAACTGGAAGACTGCACTTGAACTCGACCCAAAGAATGCGAGTGTTCGTCAAAAACTCGGCGAATAG
- the rplM gene encoding 50S ribosomal protein L13 gives MTTFLARNETTERGWVVVDATDQVLGRLSTRIASILRGKNKPTFTPHVDTGDFVVVINADKIRVTGKKWEDKIYFSHSRYPGSGTYTPLRKLAEKHPERVIFESVKGMLPRTRLGRKQLGKLKIYAGASHPHEAQQPSGIKF, from the coding sequence ATGACAACTTTCTTAGCTCGAAACGAGACGACTGAGCGCGGTTGGGTGGTGGTGGATGCCACAGACCAGGTGCTTGGCCGTCTTAGCACACGTATCGCGTCAATTTTGCGCGGCAAGAACAAGCCAACTTTTACCCCACATGTTGACACAGGTGATTTTGTCGTAGTCATCAACGCAGACAAAATTCGTGTGACAGGCAAGAAATGGGAAGACAAGATATACTTCTCGCATTCGCGTTATCCCGGCAGCGGTACGTACACACCTCTGCGCAAGCTTGCGGAGAAGCATCCTGAACGCGTTATTTTCGAATCTGTTAAGGGAATGCTTCCTCGAACCCGCTTGGGCAGAAAACAATTGGGGAAGCTCAAAATCTACGCTGGAGCCTCGCATCCGCACGAAGCGCAGCAGCCCTCTGGGATCAAGTTTTAA
- the mltG gene encoding endolytic transglycosylase MltG has protein sequence MKSRGWRMATSLGLLLVILVVLAGLELWSRLFLEGAVVHGARREVTVRIPQGATLDDISTILYREGLIEHPRLFGIAARFLGVDTKLQAGTIRLALGQSLVELIQALSRAKAVGIPVTFREGLTIYQYAGILAREIGIDSAQFVKAAFDTRLLLKLGVDSPSFEGYLFPDTYFFTGNESPEQIIERMLANFRVQLPPDTDERLLALGLSLNELIALASIVEWECQVQSEARIISSVYHNRLRKGMLLQADPTVGYALGKGPSRLYYSDLRVDSPYNTYMYPGLPPGAINNPGKKSIEAALHPASTSYLFFVAQGNGLHTFSGTFEEHLLAKERLDDLRRNQALEADTSSGG, from the coding sequence ATGAAGAGTAGGGGATGGCGAATGGCAACAAGTCTTGGTTTGTTGCTGGTAATACTTGTGGTGCTTGCCGGATTGGAGCTCTGGTCACGCTTGTTTCTAGAGGGAGCTGTCGTGCATGGAGCAAGACGGGAAGTTACCGTACGTATTCCGCAAGGTGCCACACTTGATGATATTTCGACAATCCTGTATCGGGAAGGTCTAATTGAACACCCGCGCCTGTTTGGAATTGCAGCTCGATTTCTTGGAGTGGACACAAAGCTGCAGGCGGGTACAATACGATTGGCGCTTGGCCAATCTTTGGTAGAGCTTATCCAGGCCTTAAGCAGAGCCAAGGCCGTTGGAATCCCGGTCACATTTCGGGAAGGACTCACGATTTATCAATATGCGGGGATCTTGGCCAGGGAGATTGGAATCGATTCTGCACAGTTTGTCAAGGCGGCGTTTGACACACGACTCCTTCTGAAACTCGGTGTTGACAGCCCTTCGTTTGAGGGTTACTTGTTTCCCGACACATATTTCTTCACGGGCAATGAAAGTCCGGAGCAGATTATCGAAAGAATGCTCGCGAACTTTCGTGTGCAACTCCCGCCTGACACCGATGAACGGCTGCTGGCTCTGGGTCTTTCGCTGAATGAGTTAATAGCTTTGGCTAGTATCGTGGAATGGGAGTGTCAAGTACAAAGTGAAGCGCGCATAATTTCATCAGTCTATCATAATCGGCTCCGGAAAGGCATGCTTCTTCAAGCGGACCCCACGGTTGGCTATGCACTTGGTAAAGGTCCATCCCGTCTTTACTACAGTGACTTGAGAGTCGATAGCCCTTACAACACATACATGTACCCGGGGCTGCCGCCGGGTGCAATCAATAACCCGGGGAAGAAGTCTATTGAGGCTGCGCTTCATCCTGCTTCCACATCGTACTTGTTCTTCGTAGCCCAAGGCAATGGGTTGCACACGTTTAGCGGAACATTTGAAGAACATTTGCTCGCCAAGGAAAGACTGGATGATTTGCGACGCAACCAGGCATTGGAAGCAGATACTAGTTCTGGGGGCTAG